CTCCCCGTCGTCGGTCACGGGGTCGCCGTTCTCGTCGGTCGGCACGTCGAAGTCGTCGGTCGACTCGTCCGCGGCGGCCGCCGGTTCGTCCGCTTCGGCGTCGATGAAGTCGTCGTCACCGTCGTCGCTGAAGGCGACCTCGGTGCCGACCTCGTCGGCCGCGCCGGTCGGTGGTTCGACAGCCTCGGCGTCGCTGTCGGGTATCGCTGTTTCGGGTTCGGGCTCGGGGGGAAGCGAATCGGCGTCCGTCGCGGCGGAGAGGCTCGTGACCTCCGTGTTCTCGCTGAGGATGTTTCGGTCGCCACAGCGGGCACACTCTTCGAACTCCTGGACGGTTACGACGACCTCGCTGCCCCGTTCTTCGCGCTCGCGTTCGACTTCGGGGTCACCGTAGTCGTGTCCGAGCAACGAACATCGAAGGGCCATTGTCCCACCGTACCCAGTCATCACATAAAAAACGTGCTGCCTCCGGGAACCCGATCGTGACGGCGACGCGACCGATCGGCGCGGGGACGATCTCGATCCGCCCTCGACCGAGCAACGACAAACGTCAAATCCCCGGTCGTTGAATACGCCGACGAATGAGAGCAAAGCGGGAGTACCGGGACCGAACGGGGACGCAGGTGGCGGTACTCGACGCGCTCGTCGATCGGGCCGACGAGGGGATGAGCGTCTTCGAACTCCGGGCGGCGGTCGAAGTCGATATCGACGAACTCGAGACGGCGCTCTCGACGCTGAAGCAGGACGGACTGATCGTCGTCGA
This portion of the Haloterrigena gelatinilytica genome encodes:
- a CDS encoding DUF6432 family protein, with amino-acid sequence MRAKREYRDRTGTQVAVLDALVDRADEGMSVFELRAAVEVDIDELETALSTLKQDGLIVVESGGSETVIKPDEQVIPEAPTDEDDDQTIGEWLRDRFPF